In a genomic window of Bemisia tabaci chromosome 1, PGI_BMITA_v3:
- the LOC140224686 gene encoding uncharacterized protein, translating into MPTERGFLTNLRSPTFLLLFLLAVIGGFVLLSTALSRVESAAVEHNSLSCFVCHGARDSPCDLMSDAADADADADADARVATATCPITTFCGVKCRRRRRVIRGCMTEQQQANCTGDTNCNICNTNFCNNAPSPCNRLLDNFFDLFTTTPEPESGEDVTSYVGDDEMMETIITTTRMEPFSVE; encoded by the coding sequence ATGCCAACTGAGAGAGGATTTTTAACAAATTTGAGGAGCCCGACTTTCTTGCTCTTGTTTTTGCTCGCCGTCATCGGCGGATTCGTGCTGCTTTCGACGGCTCTCTCGCGCGTGGAATCGGCAGCGGTGGAGCACAACAGCCTGAGCTGCTTCGTCTGCCACGGGGCGCGCGACTCGCCGTGCGACCTCATGAGCGACGCCGCTGacgccgacgccgacgccgacgccgacgcCAGGGTGGCTACCGCGACCTGCCCCATCACCACGTTCTGCGGGGTCAAGTGCAGGCGCCGAAGACGCGTCATCCGCGGTTGCATGACCGAGCAACAGCAGGCCAACTGCACCGGAGACACCAACTGCAACATCTGCAACACCAATTTCTGCAACAACGCTCCCAGCCCGTGCAACAGGCTCCTGGATAACTTCTTCGACCTCTTCACGACGACGCCAGAACCGGAAAGTGGTGAGGATGTGACCAGTTATGTGGGCGATGATGAAATGATGGAGACGATCATCACAACAACCCGGATGGAACCCTTCAGTGTTGAATGA
- the LOC109032197 gene encoding transketolase-like protein 2 isoform X2, translating into MTKYHKPEAKTVQDLKDLANKLRLDSIDATNSSKSGHPTSCSSMAEIMSVLFFHTMKYKLSEPRDASNDRFVLSKGHAAPILYAAWAEAGLFPVSDLKNLRKIDSDLEGHPTPRLNFIDVGTGSLGQGLSVACGMAYVGKYFDKASYRVYCLIGDGESAEGSIWEAMHFASYYKLDNLCAIFDVNRLGQSEAASLGHNMEAYRKRAEAFGFNAIVVDGHDVEELVKAFHEASVSKNKPTAILAKTFKGKNFPDIEDLENWHGKPLGDKSNAVVEHLKNLIKNKGPYKINTAKELVEDAPKISISNIKLSAPPSYKLGENVATRLAYGTALAKIGSSNHRVIALDGDTKNSTFSDKLKKAHPEQYIECFIAEQNLVGVAIGCACRDRTVAFVSTFATFFTRAFDQIRMGAISQTNVNFAGSHCGVSIGEDGPSQMALEDIAMFRAIPGSTVFYPSDAVSTERAVELAANTKGICFIRTSRPETAVIYKNEEPFKIGQAKVVKQSANDQLLIIGAGVTLYEALAAADELAKAGIHARVIDPFTIKPIDAATIITNAKQAGGRIITVEDHYSQGGLGEAVQSAVALERDIIVHKLAVAAIPRSGPPKVLLNMFGIDAASIVKAAQQFVKQ; encoded by the exons acATCCCACATCATGTTCCTCGATGGCAGAGATCATGTCCGTCCTGTTCTTCCACACGATGAAGTACAAATTATCTGAGCCCAGGGACGCTTCAAACGATCGCTTCGTTCTTTCAAAGGGCCATGCCGCCCCCATCTTGTATGCCG cTTGGGCGGAAGCCGgtctttttccagtgagcgaCCTGAAGAATTTGCGGAAGATCGATTCTGATTTGGAGGGTCATCCGACGCCCAGACTGAACTTCATTGATGTCGGCACTGGTTCCCTCGGACAGGGTCTTTCTGTCGCTTGTGGAATGGCCTATGTTGGCAAATACTTCGACAAGGCTTCCTACAG GGTTTACTGTCTGATTGGAGACGGAGAGAGTGCAGAAGGATCCATCTGGGAAGCAATGCATTTTGCATCCTACTACAAATTAGATAAcctctgtgcaatttttgatgtCAACCGATTGGGTCAGTCAGAGGCTGCATCACTGGGTCACAACATGGAAGCCTACAGGAAGCGAGCTGAGGCTTTTGGTTTCAATGCCATTGTTGTTGATGGACACGATGTTGAAGAATTAGTCAAG gcaTTCCATGAAGCTTCAGTCTCTAAGAACAAGCCAACCGCCATTCTTGCAAAAACATTCAAAGGAAAGAATTTCCCAGACATTGAAGATTTAGAAAATTGGCATGGAAAGCCTTTGGGAGACAAGTCCAATGCTGTTGTTGAG CACCTCAAAAATCTGATCAAAAACAAAGGCCCATACAAGATCAATACTGCCAAGGAGCTGGTTGAAGATGCACCAAAAATCAGTATAAGCAATATCAAACTATCCGCACCACCCAGTTACAAATTAGGAGAAAATGTTGCGACACGTCTTGCCTATGGTACTGCTTTGGCCAAGATTGGCAGCAGCAACCATCGAGTTATTGCTCTTGATGGGGAcaccaaaaattcaactttCTCCGACAAATTGAAAAAG GCCCACCCGGAACAATACATTGAATGCTTCATCGCTGAGCAAAATCTTGTTGGTGTTGCTATTGGCTGTGCATGCCGTGACCGTACTGTAGCTTTTGTTTCCACTTTTGCAACTTTCTTCACCAGAGCTTTTGATCAG ATTCGTATGGGTGCAATTTCTCAAACGAATGTTAACTTTGCTGGATCTCACTGTGGTGTCAGTATTGGTGAAGATGGACCAAGTCAGATGGCTCTTGAGGATATTGCCATGTTCCGTGCTATTCCAG GTTCAACCGTATTTTACCCAAGTGATGCTGTCAGTACTGAAAGAGCAGTTGAGTTGGCAGCCAACACAAAAGGAATCTGTTTCATCCGTACTTCTCGCCCTGAGACTGCTGTTATCTACAAGAATGAAGAACCATTCAAG ATTGGCCAAGCAAAGGTTGTGAAACAAAGTGCCAATGACCAACTTCTGATTATCGGTGCTGGAGTAACCCTATATGAAGCTCTTGCTGCTGCTGACGAGCTTGCCAAGGCTGGAATCCATGCACGAGTCATCGATCCATTCACAATCAAACCAATCGATGCTGCAACTATCATTACTAATGCCAAGCAGGCTGGTGGTCGTATCATCACTGTAGAGGATCATTACTCGCAAG GTGGTCTAGGAGAGGCTGTGCAATCAGCTGTTGCCCTTGAACGTGATATTATCGTCCACAAATTAGCTGTTGCTGCCATTCCTCGCTCTGGACCTCCAAAAGTGTTGCTTAACATGTTTGGAATAGATGCTGCCAGCATTGTAAAAGCAGCTCAGCAGTTTGTCAAGCAGTGA
- the LOC109032197 gene encoding transketolase-like protein 2 isoform X1 produces MKDVDYAFLRDVANQLRIDAIASTDSSKSGHPTSCSSMAEIMSVLFFHTMKYKLSEPRDASNDRFVLSKGHAAPILYAAWAEAGLFPVSDLKNLRKIDSDLEGHPTPRLNFIDVGTGSLGQGLSVACGMAYVGKYFDKASYRVYCLIGDGESAEGSIWEAMHFASYYKLDNLCAIFDVNRLGQSEAASLGHNMEAYRKRAEAFGFNAIVVDGHDVEELVKAFHEASVSKNKPTAILAKTFKGKNFPDIEDLENWHGKPLGDKSNAVVEHLKNLIKNKGPYKINTAKELVEDAPKISISNIKLSAPPSYKLGENVATRLAYGTALAKIGSSNHRVIALDGDTKNSTFSDKLKKAHPEQYIECFIAEQNLVGVAIGCACRDRTVAFVSTFATFFTRAFDQIRMGAISQTNVNFAGSHCGVSIGEDGPSQMALEDIAMFRAIPGSTVFYPSDAVSTERAVELAANTKGICFIRTSRPETAVIYKNEEPFKIGQAKVVKQSANDQLLIIGAGVTLYEALAAADELAKAGIHARVIDPFTIKPIDAATIITNAKQAGGRIITVEDHYSQGGLGEAVQSAVALERDIIVHKLAVAAIPRSGPPKVLLNMFGIDAASIVKAAQQFVKQ; encoded by the exons ATGAAGGATGTCGATTATGCCTTCCTTCGCGACGTCGCCAACCAACTCCGCATCGACGCCATCGCCTCTACCGACAGCTCCAAATCCGG acATCCCACATCATGTTCCTCGATGGCAGAGATCATGTCCGTCCTGTTCTTCCACACGATGAAGTACAAATTATCTGAGCCCAGGGACGCTTCAAACGATCGCTTCGTTCTTTCAAAGGGCCATGCCGCCCCCATCTTGTATGCCG cTTGGGCGGAAGCCGgtctttttccagtgagcgaCCTGAAGAATTTGCGGAAGATCGATTCTGATTTGGAGGGTCATCCGACGCCCAGACTGAACTTCATTGATGTCGGCACTGGTTCCCTCGGACAGGGTCTTTCTGTCGCTTGTGGAATGGCCTATGTTGGCAAATACTTCGACAAGGCTTCCTACAG GGTTTACTGTCTGATTGGAGACGGAGAGAGTGCAGAAGGATCCATCTGGGAAGCAATGCATTTTGCATCCTACTACAAATTAGATAAcctctgtgcaatttttgatgtCAACCGATTGGGTCAGTCAGAGGCTGCATCACTGGGTCACAACATGGAAGCCTACAGGAAGCGAGCTGAGGCTTTTGGTTTCAATGCCATTGTTGTTGATGGACACGATGTTGAAGAATTAGTCAAG gcaTTCCATGAAGCTTCAGTCTCTAAGAACAAGCCAACCGCCATTCTTGCAAAAACATTCAAAGGAAAGAATTTCCCAGACATTGAAGATTTAGAAAATTGGCATGGAAAGCCTTTGGGAGACAAGTCCAATGCTGTTGTTGAG CACCTCAAAAATCTGATCAAAAACAAAGGCCCATACAAGATCAATACTGCCAAGGAGCTGGTTGAAGATGCACCAAAAATCAGTATAAGCAATATCAAACTATCCGCACCACCCAGTTACAAATTAGGAGAAAATGTTGCGACACGTCTTGCCTATGGTACTGCTTTGGCCAAGATTGGCAGCAGCAACCATCGAGTTATTGCTCTTGATGGGGAcaccaaaaattcaactttCTCCGACAAATTGAAAAAG GCCCACCCGGAACAATACATTGAATGCTTCATCGCTGAGCAAAATCTTGTTGGTGTTGCTATTGGCTGTGCATGCCGTGACCGTACTGTAGCTTTTGTTTCCACTTTTGCAACTTTCTTCACCAGAGCTTTTGATCAG ATTCGTATGGGTGCAATTTCTCAAACGAATGTTAACTTTGCTGGATCTCACTGTGGTGTCAGTATTGGTGAAGATGGACCAAGTCAGATGGCTCTTGAGGATATTGCCATGTTCCGTGCTATTCCAG GTTCAACCGTATTTTACCCAAGTGATGCTGTCAGTACTGAAAGAGCAGTTGAGTTGGCAGCCAACACAAAAGGAATCTGTTTCATCCGTACTTCTCGCCCTGAGACTGCTGTTATCTACAAGAATGAAGAACCATTCAAG ATTGGCCAAGCAAAGGTTGTGAAACAAAGTGCCAATGACCAACTTCTGATTATCGGTGCTGGAGTAACCCTATATGAAGCTCTTGCTGCTGCTGACGAGCTTGCCAAGGCTGGAATCCATGCACGAGTCATCGATCCATTCACAATCAAACCAATCGATGCTGCAACTATCATTACTAATGCCAAGCAGGCTGGTGGTCGTATCATCACTGTAGAGGATCATTACTCGCAAG GTGGTCTAGGAGAGGCTGTGCAATCAGCTGTTGCCCTTGAACGTGATATTATCGTCCACAAATTAGCTGTTGCTGCCATTCCTCGCTCTGGACCTCCAAAAGTGTTGCTTAACATGTTTGGAATAGATGCTGCCAGCATTGTAAAAGCAGCTCAGCAGTTTGTCAAGCAGTGA